A window of Juglans regia cultivar Chandler chromosome 7, Walnut 2.0, whole genome shotgun sequence contains these coding sequences:
- the LOC108997161 gene encoding chorismate synthase, chloroplastic-like, with protein sequence MMASSSLSTKPFLSASRTDAFSGLRYLHSHLLRSSLHISIPTTTPKKLQIQTAGSTHGNYFRVTTFGESLGGGVGCVIDGCPPRLRLSEADMQFELDRRRPGQSRITTPRKETDTCQILWGVSEGVTTGTPITVLVPNTDQRGHDYSEMSIAYRPSHADATYDMKYGVRAVQGGGRSSARETIGRVAAGAVAKKILKSLAGTEILAYVSQVHKVVLPEDVIDHDTLTLDQIESNIVRCPDTEYADKMIDAIDAVRVRGNSIGVVVTCIVRSCPRGLGSPVFDKLEAQLAKAVMSLPATKGFEIGSGFAGCFLTGSEHNDEFFTDEHGRIRTRTNRSGGIQGGISNGEIISMRIAFKPTATIGKKKHTVARDKKEMELIARGCHDPCVVPRAVPMVEAMVALVLLDQLMAQHGQCNLFPINPNLQEPMFLPGLEPNKVPL encoded by the exons ATGATGgcttcctcctctctctcaaCGAAGCCATTTCTCAGCGCCTCCCGAACCGATGCCTTCTCTGGACTCCGTTACCTCCACTCACATCTTCTTCGTTCATCCCTACATATTTCCATCCCTACCACTACTCCCAAGAAGCTCC AGATCCAGACTGCTGGGAGTACGCATGGGAATTATTTTCGGGTAACAACTTTTGGAGAATCTCTTGGGGGTGGCGTTGGTTGTGTCATTGATGGATGCCCTCCTCGACTCCGCCTCTCCGAAGCTGATATGCAATTCGAACTTGACAGAAG GAGGCCAGGTCAGAGTCGAATTACCACACCGAGGAAGGAGACTGATACGTGCCAAATACTTTGGGGCGTTTCCGAAG GAGTGACTACTGGAACACCAATTACTGTACTTGTACCCAATACTGATCAAAGAGGACAT GATTATAGCGAAATGTCAATAGCCTATAGGCCTTCTCATGCAGATGCGACTTATGACATGAAGTATGGTGTCAGAGCGGTGCAG GGTGGTGGTAGATCTTCAGCAAGAGAAACTATTGGGAGAGTTGCTGCTGGGGCTGTTGCCAAGAAAATCCTAAAGAGCCTCGCTGGAACTGAG ATTCTTGCTTATGTCTCTCAAGTTCATAAGGTTGTACTTCCAGAGGATGTAATTGATCATGACACCCTGACACTTGATCAG ATCGAGAGTAATATTGTTAGATGCCCAGATACGGAATATGCTGACAAGATGATTGATGCTATAGATGCTGTCCGTGTGAGGGGGAATTCTATTGGTGTTGTTGTCACTTGCATTGTGAGGAGTTGCCCGCGT GGCCTTGGTTCTCCAGTTTTTGACAAACTTGAAGCTCAGCTTGCTAAAGCTGTTATGTCATTACCTGCAACCAAGGGCTTTGAAATTGGCAGTGGCTTTGCAGGTTG CTTTTTAACTGGGAGCGAACATAATGATGAGTTCTTCACTGACGAGCATGGAAGAATCCGGACAAGAACAAACCGCTCTGGTGGGATTCAG GGAGGAATATCAAATGGGGAAATCATAAGCATGAGAATAGCTTTCAAGCCGACAGCTACCATTGGA AAGAAGAAGCATACAGTGGCTAGAGACAAAAAAGAGATGGAACTAATAGCTCGTGGTTGTCATGATCCTTGTGTTGTCCCACGAG CTGTGCCGATGGTAGAAGCCATGGTAGCTCTGGTGCTTCTGGATCAATTGATGGCACAGCATGGTCAGTGCAATCTGTTTCCAATCAATCCAAATCTACAAGAACCAATGTTTTTGCCGGGGCTGGAGCCAAACAAAGTACCCTTGTAA